CGCTCAAGGGCCTCGAGCCGGGCGCCCAGGTGGTGGTCGAGGCCGCGGGCGGCAAGGCCATGGGCGTGGCCTACGTCAACCCCAACTCGCTGATCTGCGCCCGGGTGGTGTCGCGCGACCCCGGCATGCGCCTCGACCGTTCGCTGCTGGTGCACCGCTTCAACCAGGCGTTGGCCCTGCGCCAGCGGCTCTACGCCAAGCCGTTCTACCGCCTGGTGCACGGCGAGGGCGACCTGCTGCCGGGGCTGGTGGTGGACCGCTTCGACGACGTGCTGGTGGTGCAGCTCAATACCCTGGGCATGGAGCGCCTGGCCGAGGAGGTCGTGGCCGCGCTCGACAAGGTGCTCTCGCCACGGGTCATCGTGTTCAAGAATGACTCCTCCGGGCGGCGCCAGGAGCAGCTCGAGCGCCAGGTCACCGTGGCCAAGGGCGAACTCGACGGCCCCGTGCTGATGGAAGAGAACGGCGTGCGCTTCCACGCGCCGGTGCTCGACGGGCAGAAGACCGGCTGGTTCTTCGATCACCGCGCCAACCGCGCCTGGCTCAATGGCCTGGTGGCCGGCAAGCGGGTGCTCGACCTGTTCAGCTACGTCGGCGGCTGGGGTGTGCAGGCGGCGGCCCACGGCGCCCGCGAGGTGCTGTGCGTGGACGCCAGCGCCCAGGCGCTGGAACGGGTGGCCGAGAATGCGGCCCTGAACGGCCTGCACGATCAGGTGGCGGTAGGCGAAGCCGACGCCTTCGAGGCGCTGGCGGCGCTCAAGGCCGACGGCGAGCAGTTCGACGTGGTGATCCTCGACCCCCCGGCCTTCATCAAGAAGCGCAAGGACATTCCCAACGGTGAGCGCGCCTATGCCAGGCTCAACCGCGAGGCGATGCGCCTGCTGGGACGCGATGGCCTGCTGCTGTCGGCCTCCTGCTCCATGCACCTGGCGCCGGAGCGGCTGGTGGACGTGGTACGCGGCGCGGTGCGCCACCAGGATCGTCATGGGCAGGTGATCTACCAGGGTCACCAGGCGGCGGACCATCCGGTACACCCGGCGATTCCCGAGACGGCTTATCTGAAGGCGCTCGGCGTCAGGGTTTTCAGGGATTGAGGTGGGCGGCTACGTTCGTGTCTTCGCGCACTCCAACGCGCTGCTGGTCAGCCACGTGCGCAACCTGCTGGCGGCGGCGGGAATTCCCGTGGAGCTGCGCAACATGGTGCTGGGCGGCGGTGCGGGCGAGCTGCCGCTGGGCGAGTGCGAGCCCGAGGTATGGGTGGCGCCACACAACCGTGAACGCGCCGAGGCGCTGATCCACGAGGCCATGACGGGCGGCAGTGAAGCGCCGGGCTGGACCTGTTCCGGCTGTGGCGAGGCGTTGGAGGGAGTGTTCGAGGCCTGTTGGCGCTGCGGTGCGACGAGGGACTGAGCTGGCGAAGTAACCCGGCAAGGAGGCGACATTGTCACAGGAGTGGGATCTTCCCGACCCGTACGTCATCG
This portion of the Billgrantia sulfidoxydans genome encodes:
- a CDS encoding class I SAM-dependent rRNA methyltransferase, with translation MTQTLRLKKNADRRLKAGHLWLYSNEVDTEATPLKGLEPGAQVVVEAAGGKAMGVAYVNPNSLICARVVSRDPGMRLDRSLLVHRFNQALALRQRLYAKPFYRLVHGEGDLLPGLVVDRFDDVLVVQLNTLGMERLAEEVVAALDKVLSPRVIVFKNDSSGRRQEQLERQVTVAKGELDGPVLMEENGVRFHAPVLDGQKTGWFFDHRANRAWLNGLVAGKRVLDLFSYVGGWGVQAAAHGAREVLCVDASAQALERVAENAALNGLHDQVAVGEADAFEALAALKADGEQFDVVILDPPAFIKKRKDIPNGERAYARLNREAMRLLGRDGLLLSASCSMHLAPERLVDVVRGAVRHQDRHGQVIYQGHQAADHPVHPAIPETAYLKALGVRVFRD
- a CDS encoding DUF2007 domain-containing protein; amino-acid sequence: MGGYVRVFAHSNALLVSHVRNLLAAAGIPVELRNMVLGGGAGELPLGECEPEVWVAPHNRERAEALIHEAMTGGSEAPGWTCSGCGEALEGVFEACWRCGATRD